The window CCTCATCTTGCATATTGTAGTTACGATATAATTATGCTTAATTACAGTTGCCCTGAAAGTCCCAAATGCTTGAAACTTGAAGCCAAGTTACATCACCGCTGAAATCGCAATAGCCAGGCATATGTCTGCACATTTTATAGATATATTCCGTGTATGTCAGGTTTAAAACACACAGTATTGATTGTTTACAATGTTCTATTGACTATCTAGCAGTTGTCCATAAACGACAATATTTAAATCACAGGTATTCAAACTAAATAGCAGCACACATTGTAGTGATGATGGGGGGCTGTTTTTTTCAGAAGCTCATTTTTTCCCCCACATGGTCTCTGAGTGGGCGACACTTTCTCAAAATAGCTGCCGCCAGGACCAGATGAATCGACTCCACACATTGTGCTTACTTAAAAATTAATAAGGGTTGGCTTTGTGTGCAATAATGTCTGGAAGCTTCACTTGCGCTGCTGATTAGACTTATGTAATACTGCTTAATACTGCATGTCCTTCTGAAAAAGTGATGATCATAAGCTAGAGTAGACTTATAACTGTCATACACAGTATTAGAAACGATTTCTTACTAGTTTATTACTTCACATATTGCATTTAGTTATTGTCGAATAAATATAGTTCATGTAAGGTTACACAAATGTATGCAGGGGGACTCAAAGTAGAACAAATTAAGTAGTAAATTAAAAGTAGAGAAGAGTTAAATAAAGAGATTATAAAATACATAGGTCATGTGATATTTTAGTCCATAACATAAGTGACAAGTTTTCTGTTCTCCAGCTATATCAATATTCTTCATTCTCTATGTAACACCGATAATGTATACACTCTGTAGCAATAATGCTTGAAAATTTTGTTGACTGTATGATTGTCCTCCAGTCCTTACTATATCgatacattaaatatttcatataaatattttatttataaatgttttgtgtatgcAGTATGCTGTCTATTTGTTGGTATGGAGCAATTCTATACACCACATGATTTGTTTATGTAAAGAGCTCTTTGATAAGatataatgtatgttttatcTATTATTTATCTTATGTAACTGCATGCCGCAGCAGGAACAGGCTGGTCTGCTGTGATGAATACAGTAGCTGCCACGCGTGTCAGATATCTGCACTTCTCTTGGGTCAACGCTTTCCAGTACACTGAAGAGGTGCATTTACGGGAAATGAAACCATAAGCACTTGCATGATAACAGGTGGTTGAGATGTGAAAGCTGTTAAAGTTGGCTTCTATCATAAATTTGCCTTGTACTAAAAcccaacattaaataaaatgtttcttattcTTAATTCATACCTTTTAGTGTGAATTGTTgcattttaagttgtttaagaAGTTTCTGTGTGCTCCAGTTATATCTTATGTGATTTTCACCATTTTTACGCTAggcttctctttttttattttaatcagtgTAATACACTAGGCTTTAGAGAAGATCGATTTTTTTTGACAGCTTATCGTTCATTACTTAACTGTTCTTGGCTGTTATGGTTTTCAGAACTTGCAGTGTTTCTAAATTTGCCAGGTTGAAAGCGGAGTATATACTCATGGAGACCAGTTTTACAATATTCCATCCTGGCCATCAGATTTTACCGGTGCAGATTTATATTTCATGAACACAGACACAGCTGTATAATTTTGACCTGTAATGCATTTTCCTATGATCATGTTGGCCACAATTTTgctgagctctctctctctctctctctctctcctcttttaGGCACTGTACCATACCATCTACGTTTCATCTGGTTTCTCTTTGTAATGTACCTAATGAAGAAAGACATAATTATGAGCAACAGCATCAGCCATATGGTCACTCCTTTGATGGCATAAGCAGTGATCAGTCCAGACAACACTGAAATATGTTCAGAGATAATTATCACAACACCTGCTTATAGTCAAACATTGAATACAGATACAACAAATTATTAGAACAGGAAGGCAGACTTGCTTTtagttcatatttataatatttatgctTGAACGAAAAATAGTTTGACCTTTTGACACGAGACTGAGGTTGAACAGAACACAGATGCTGTTTAGGAATATGTGTCATGAAACCATCATCCCTTATTAAAATACTTGTAGAAAAGAGAAACCAGACTTCATACTGCATCTTAGAAAATGCTCCATATGACGTACCTGTTGTAAACACTGAAAATATGGAAGCTCACAGTCTCGGTAACACCACCCATACATCTATAAGATTATCCAtactccagttttcattttcttcaaagaaatgcaaataggcacaatatttgtatttgaccTTTGGGAGAAAAACTGTTAAttgttcacagaataaaacaaaaatgataattttacctaaactcATCCCTATAAATAGTAATTTCAGAAAAAttcaaataattttgaaatggtcttgtGATTTTTTGCATAGCTGTATATCATAAATCATAATATTTTTTGGGTGATTCATGTCTTTCAATCTTCTGCGCTACACTGTgaaaaaagcacatattttaacttaaaaacttGAGTTTTAAAAGCTgctaataaaacaacaaagcatCCGTTTAAATAAGCCTCTTTGTTGCCTTTGATCGAACAGGGtcaattctgtattttttgtcCAGCAGTGAGCTGTAAAGACTTTATTGATGCAAAATCTGGGTCCTGTTCTTTCTCCAGTTCTTTTGGTGTCTGGATGAAAGGAGCTCCCCCACGATTTAGGCAAAGGTTGACTCTGCCATGGCCAGCGGCACCCTGCAGTGGGCAGAACCATTCAGTCTTTAGGGGATGAGATTTGTATACAATTTTTTCTGCTTTGTTTCTAAACACTCACTAGACCGTAGCTACATACCATCCGATAAGCTTTTATTAAACTGAAAGATGTTATAATTATTTCTAACAATCCCCGTCTTTAAATCACACCAGACATTTTCCGTACACTTTTGAACTCTCTATTGCATAACTGTCTCATCCACAGTAGTTGTGTGGGACTGTTTTGGATTGGAAAGTGCTGTTTACTTTAAGCCTTGTAGGATGTGCGACTGGGTTAGTTTAAGAAAGGAAAGGCATcttcacaaaccacacacatacacagtttGTTAGAATCACAATATGGCCTTATCGGTGTAGGAAAACCGCCAAGAAAGTATTTTAAGAACTCTCAGTTATGTTACTTTGACATTGAAGtacttaaaaaacaataatttattcaCATTGGAATGCATAAATATTGCATCACACTTGTCTGTGTCATCTCGAAGTTCacttttcaattctgtgacaagTTATTTTAATCCGCTGCTATTTCGACAACAGACAATACCTCACAAAACCCTGCGTTTCCATGACAACATGACTCATAGTAACTGTTTGAGTCTACCTGAGCCAGCTGGGAATGCCTTACAAGACTTATTTCATGCTGTCTCTGTTGCCAAACAGCTCTCTGTTTGGTGTCTTCACAATTGTAATTCTCAATAACATTGCCTTTTTACGTGTCCCGCAGCACAAAAGAGCTATTATgggcttttaaaataaagtgtttttcattttaaaaacctATTATTggaatttaaatatgttattgaCCACCATCAGCAATGAGTGGCTGCCATGAGTCTCATAGTGACTGGAAATGTAGAGATGCCATGATCTGTTAGATTCACtatacacacagaaacacacacactgcggTAGATGCTGGCGTGCCACCTGTGGCTAGATGCACATGTCAGAGATAACAGAGGCAGTGATGAATTATCTCACAGCTGCAATGTTTTACCCGTGCTTACACCACACTGCGACACAGTTACCGGAAAACCACGCTCACGAACACCTACCACGCCGTTTTGTGTAGATTTATCTGCGTCGTGTGCATAGAATTGGCAGTATATCAATATAATAGCAATGCCCACAGTGTATAATGACTGTTTATAAGGTTTTGACATGGAAATGGAAACTGTTTTGAAATATGCTCAAGGCATTCAAGCATATTAGTCATGTGTGCTATAATAAAAGACTGGGGAACAATGACCACTCAACAGGCATTAGAAGAACAAAAACGTAATATTTGTTGGTGTAAAGCAGATCTAAAGTATGGTCAGCACGAGTGTGGTTATTCACAGCTGTGTgtccagtgtgtagttttttggaggaACAGAAAcgcaatataaaatacataactatattTTTAGAGCTAtaaaaagaccttacataatgaagcgttattttTGCttaaccttagaatgagctctttctatctacatacatcgcAAGGaatttgcaatgttgtttagAGTAGCACAagacagacaaactgctctacagagcgcttTTCGAAAATATGTTATCACCTTCGGCAAGAAaacgaaaacgtgatgacatcttagttttcctgtagctcagtggtaagagcattgttttaacaacgcaaggttgtgggttcgatcccaggggattgaaaatacctatgtaaaatgtataggataaagcaatgtaaattgctttggatgaaagcgtctgccaaatgactaaatgtaaatgtaaatgtagttctTTGCAGCCACCGTAGTGAGCTGTTGGTTACAATTCACAAGCTCACCACTAGATAGCGCTACATCCACATTGTTCCTTTAACCTTGTGTTATTTTCAATGTGAGAATTTTCTGCTcttaaatgtattcatgtaaTGTATCCTTTTCATTACATGCATTACTGGTTTGGCTTCACTGGCATTATTATTTTGCTTGGCTGTTGCCTGTTTAGATGACCAAGTTGTAAGTCACCATAACACCCACACACTCATACAGTATactgaaaatatgtatttataacaAGAGCCTATTTTATGGAAGCAATGCAGAAAGTTGGGTTCCTCATATTCACATATTATTCCTCAAAAttccctaaatggacaaactgctttacagaacGTGTTTTGTatatacgttatctccttcggccaGCTTAGTGCTTCGAAAAGTCGTTGGTTGCATATTtgcaatctcaccactagatgctgctaagcttcatacactggacctttaataaaatagaGACTAAAGCATATTAAAGCAATTTTTAGAGAAGGGATTGAGCATAGGCATTATTTGTGCATTCTTACTGTGGCAATGCTGTTTACCCAGAATCTGTTCCATCAGTTTATGGATGATCATTTAGTGCCAATAACAGCAACAATACCTTTTAATGGTAATAGAAGATTTAGCAAAATATACTGGAACAAGATGTATGTGCTGATCATACCCCCGCATTTCCAGAATTAAActcaaagatgaaaaaaatatgcttttctaTTTTCAGTTGGAGACCATCTTTCTTCAATGTGCCACAGTTACAAGAATGAAAATCTCGCTAGAGCACGCAGGGAGCTTGAGTTATACAGAGGCCTCAGACGTATGCACAAATCATTTGACATAAGCAATAGGGTACTAGTTTACAGGAAATTTTATAAGATATCTTATCAGCCTTCTAATTTTAAGCTTCCATGttattattaaaagttgtgTGTGCATGAACTGAGTTTGTGACATCCAATTCTATGTAATATTAACAAGTTAAAACGTTTATAGAACTACAGTCCACATACAGTACTACAAAATTATTTctaacaacacattttaacagtTGTTTATTATGACCTTCTGTCTAAAAGTGGGTTATACaccttaaaaaagaaatgccattttgacatttttcccCTGTGGGTTTAAACAAATGTTGGGAAGTCATGGGGTATTACTGATATAAGGTCAGGCTATGACAGGGACAATAAAAAGCACTTAACCGTGTCCCTCTTGACCTCAGCTAGGTGCAACAGTACACGTATGGGCCAAGTTTATTTATCTCTAGATATGTCATCGCTTAACTGAGATATTATTATACACCCCTAATCTAAATGTGGGGTCAATGTTGTCTATTCATTATTTAACATCATATATTGCATTTGTAGAGATGACCTTGTCCTTTCgtttttttgggtgtttttaCAATGGCCAATTTATCTGAAAGGGGAGCAAAGTATTATTGACATTTAATGGCAAAATCATACTAAGAACAACAACTTGCTCAGTCACTTAAGCTGACAGATAGACAGAGAAATATAAGTACAGAGTGCAGGTGAGTACAGTCACAGGCTCTCTTTTATGCCGACAGACACAGGTGGCATAATGAGCCTTTATCATGCTGATAGATTTACAATAGAGGAGACACCCACGGTGTGCTTGTCCCCAGAAGCACATGTGGCTCTGTCTCTCAGCTATTGTCTTGCTCGTTTTGATTTGGCATTTGTATAGAGCTGATAGGGAGCCTGCTTCTGACTCACGTGCTCCCAGGGGAAACCCATCACTGAGGCACCTCTAGTGCTGGTTCATTAGAAATTTTAGATCGCTCCTGCTTGCTTCTGGTCATTATACACCTTTTATACACCTTTGATTATTTTCAATTCCACCGTTACGCAGTATGTATGTTGTTTTACAGGTTGCCAGGTGAAGTTTAACTTTTAAGTGCTTTTTTTAACGGTTTGAAGATAAATTCGACACGATAAATGTTTGAATCTGACTGAATAGCTTTGCCACGAGATTTAGATTACacactttctttaaaaaatgccTCCCACAGTCGCACCCCTAGTGCGCATGATCCAATAACGAAGCAGTGCTGAGCGTGATAGAGTCCCTGAGCTCCACCAACACTCGCATTGAGAAGCGCAGCACTGAACGCATCTAGCACGATAGAATTTGAACGGCGTTGTTCTTCATAAAAGTGGAGTTTATTCCtctgaaattaattttaatgtcATGTTACAAGTGGGAAATGTGCAGACGTGAAAAGAGGAGGCGATTACGGTTCAGCACTCTGGACAGCGCACGCAAGTTGCTCCTGACGGAAGTTATTTGGTCTCTGCTGAATAAATCGCCGCGTTAAACCGACGAAGAATCATGCAACTCGTCACATATTTATCAATAACAGGGGCAAATACCCCGAAAGTGGACTTTTAAAGTGAGAAATGGACTTTGCGGAAATCCTATTTGCTTTGTTTATCGTCGTGGTCACGATCGTTTCTCTGCTGTCGAACTTGCTGGTGTTGCTATGTTTCATCCACAGCGGCGAAATACGCCGACAGGTGCCAGGTGTGTTCACCATGAATTTATCGTTTTGCAACATACTCATTTCCGTCCTGAACATGCCGTCCACTTTAGTGGGGATTGTAAAAAACCAGCAGCCGTTCGGGGACTGCCTCTGTCGCACGGTCAGCTTTCTGGAGACCTTTCTGACAGCCAACAGCATGCTGAGCATGGCAGCGCTCAGTATAGACCGCTGGATCGCCGTGGTTTTCCCGCTGAGTTACTCCAGCAAAATGCGCTACCGGGACGCGCTGGTCATGGTGTGTTATTCGTGGCTCCACTCGTTCACGTTCTCCCTCATCCCGCTGCTTTTCTCCTGGTTTGACTACAGTCCCGTTTACGCATCCTGCACGTTGCATTTGGACGGGGAGAGCTCGCGGATTAAGTTCACCGTGTTTACAATCGTCTTTCACGCCACCAGCTTCATGCTCTCCCTCCTGATTTTGTGCGTTACATACTTAAAGGTGTTAAAAGTTGCACGCTTTCACTGCAAGAGGATCGACATTATAACCATGCAGACCCTCTTCTTGCTGGTAGATATTCACCCAAGGTATTTACGACAATCTATTCTCAGTATGATTTTTGGCTCGTTTCCAAGGTTCACCATCCTGACACGTATCTCATTAACACGTTATAATTATTCTTTTGTAGTGTAAAGCAACGCTGTCTCGCGGAGCAAAAGAGGAGAAAACAGCGTGCAACTAAGAAAATCAGCATTTTCATTGGATCTTTCATCATCTGTTTTGCTCCTTATGTTATCACAAGGTATGTgctatttataatgttttaattcaaAGTGCCACATCACCTGTGATGGAATAAATTAGCGATGTTTTAAGAGTAATGCTGATGGGAGCAGAACTACGCACTGAAACTGTTTTATTGTGAGTTATTGATTTGATGTTTCACTACAATAAGTGTTTAGAAATGGCGTCATTAAACTGAGTCGTGAGATGACGTTGACAAGTCTTAGGTGAcaggacacacaaacacttttagtTGCTCATGATTCCTAACTAAAGCTCATCTGATCcgaaaacattttctttctgcGACATTTGCTGTTCCCTTTAAATAGACGTATTAATTCACAGgattatattaaatgaaatattttaaacacaatcaTGTTCAGTTTTGGCATATTCCTAGCATTCAAACCACAATAGCAAGATTCAGTTTGGTTCTTTCCTACATGCTGTCAATTATGGTTAATGGATTCTCTTCTGTTTCCAAGGTTGGCTGAGCTTCTTCCCCTTGTGGATATTAACCGACACTGGGGTATTGTCAGTAAGTGTTTAACATACAGTAAGGCAGCTTCAGATCCCTTCGCATACTGCCTCCTGAGGCAGCAGTACAAGAAGGTCATGGTAACAGTAGCCAATCGGCTGCTTAAGCGTGATTTGTACCCCTCCTCTGGACACAGCAGCTCTATGGACACAGAGAATGACTACAGTCTTCAAAGGATTAGCTAAAGACACAATTGCACAAGCCGGAACATCTCAATGCCTTGATTTCAAAAGTGTGTGAGAAAAAACGTAtaattgtgcgtgtgtgtgtttgtgtgtgggagagagagagagagagagagaaagaatgagatGGAGAAACACAGGATTGTGTGCCGCTGTTGGGGATGGTACTGAAACAGTGATGGGCCACTCTAATGTAACCT of the Triplophysa dalaica isolate WHDGS20190420 chromosome 1, ASM1584641v1, whole genome shotgun sequence genome contains:
- the gpr78b gene encoding G-protein coupled receptor 26 translates to MDFAEILFALFIVVVTIVSLLSNLLVLLCFIHSGEIRRQVPGVFTMNLSFCNILISVLNMPSTLVGIVKNQQPFGDCLCRTVSFLETFLTANSMLSMAALSIDRWIAVVFPLSYSSKMRYRDALVMVCYSWLHSFTFSLIPLLFSWFDYSPVYASCTLHLDGESSRIKFTVFTIVFHATSFMLSLLILCVTYLKVLKVARFHCKRIDIITMQTLFLLVDIHPSVKQRCLAEQKRRKQRATKKISIFIGSFIICFAPYVITRLAELLPLVDINRHWGIVSKCLTYSKAASDPFAYCLLRQQYKKVMVTVANRLLKRDLYPSSGHSSSMDTENDYSLQRIS